DNA from Drosophila gunungcola strain Sukarami chromosome 3L unlocalized genomic scaffold, Dgunungcola_SK_2 000002F, whole genome shotgun sequence:
GTTCATATCGCTGCAGTCTCTCAACAGAACGACGGTCCTGCTCACCGGCCTGCTGGCCATCGAGGGGTAACATTATACTGGTTTTTATTCTGACATTACTTATCTATCTGTCTAAATGTTTAAGATCCCTTAAGCGCCCCGCCTTTCAACCGGCGCCCAAAGTGGCCATCGGATACGGAGCCTGCACTGACTTACAGATCAACGCCACCGAGTTTCTGGAGCGCTACTACAGCTTGCGCATCCCGGCAGTCACTACAGGATCCCGGGAGATCGTCAACAATGAAGACGAGCTACTGCAGTCCTTTGCCTATTACTTCCAGAACGGTGCTGCAGCGGAGTAAGTGGAGATAATCAATGGTAGACCAGGGTATTACGAGTAGTATCCTattatcatatttatttattagtacACGAAAGAGATCAACCATTTATAAATTACTTAGAATTAAACCTAAActagaaatggtttttttttatatcttatgtTTATCCTTTCAGGCGTGTGATGGCAAACAGTACTCTCTTCAAACAATTGGTTGGATACGCCAAGGTGATGGATAAGGAGCGGATCCAGTGGTACATGGGAGGCAACGCCCCACTGATGGCTGTGCGCTTCTTTATGGAGGGAGCTGAAGTGCTACTGGGCGCCCACATGTCTAAAAAGTATCTCCATCTATAAACTCAATGTGTTTTGAAACTCATTGCAAAATCTTCACCAGATTGCGTCCGCTGTTGCCCAAGGAGATCCGTCTGGCGGGCGACGAGATTCCAAGCGATGACATACACCTTATTCTGGAGTACAAGGCCGGCGACACATGGGGCTCGTATGTGGCGCCCCGCGCCAATCGCTATATCCTGCACAACGACCGAAATAATCCGCATCTGAGGGCCGTGGAGCAGTTGACGGATGCGTTGAAGGTGTATCACCCGCAGCTGCTGGTTGTTAGCGGACTCCAAATGATGGACATGTTCTCCTTTAATCCTGGCGAGCGAGAAGCGCGCCTGCAGCAAGTACAGAGGCAGTTGACTAGCCAGCCGGCGGACACTCTTAACCACTTCGAGATGGCCTCGTACGTGGAGTTGAAGCTACTGCAGCAGCTGCGGAGTTTTGTCTTGCCCTTTGTCGACTCATTGGGTATGAACGAACAGGAGCTTTCCAATCTGCAGCAGGTGCTGGCCTACGGACGGACTACTCTGGCAACGGATTGGAATCCCCGCATTGCCCACACCCTCGACCAGATGCGGCAGGTGTTCATTAGCATGCTTGAGGATAACAGCGACCGAAGCTCTGGCGATCCAAGGCGGCGTCGTATCTCGCGGATCCACGTGCACACTTTGGCCTACCAGGCCATCCTCACAACATCCGGATCCAAGTGGAAGAATACTCGGGCTGCAGCTGCCAAGGCGGCTCTCACTGCTCACCGATACGTCTGCAAGTCTCAGTTTGTGAGTCTTTTAAATCTGTATTATTTACATATTCctagcaaaaatatttttcatgaagataaaataattttttattgttattcgTTACTTCTACCGAAGTTGTTCCTTCTAATCTCTCACTGGTAATAATTGAAtcccttttttttgcagatTAATCCAGAAGCAGTCCTACAGGTACTAGACGACAGTTTCGCCACTTCGGCGCAGACTGATGCGCCTCGCATGCGGATTGGGGCTGCCAGTCCGGTGCCCTGCTGGCGGGAGTATATCGAGTACGGTCGCCAGCGGCAACGGCTTGAGGTGGAGATTTGTGTGGCCCCAGTGCTGGTCTGTCGGGAGGCCAGGAAAACAGCCGGAGCGGGCGACAACATTTCCGCCTCCGGATTGGCGGCACAGTTGTAGAAGCGACGATCACAATGGGACCGGATGAGACTGTATAGCATTATACTAGAAACCTGCAATCCAAGACTCGAATAGAAGGCCAGGACGTAACCCCAAAGCATTCCCCCGCTGAATGGACATGGACTCGGCATGTTTAGCACCTTAGTGACCTTAGAAACGCGTTACCTTCACACAAATCTGACGAAAATGCTCAAGCGATAGCACCAAGAAAACAACGAGTCCCATAAGACTACATATCCAGATGAGTTTTTAACAAAAGTGCTAATTTCTGCACTTGTCCTCTCATCATCAACTTATATTCCATGTGTTCAAAATTATTCCTAATGCAACAGCATCGAAGTTCGGAAACGAATGCCACCTAGTCCTAAGTTTTGTTAGTCACTAAATCTATGTTTTGACATTTTTGAGCCATTCCTACTTACAATTTGTTTCGCGCACTTGGTttcaaactcaaaaaaaaaaaatgcggcaaataattaaacagGCTTTTCGGCACTGTAAAATTGTTGTTAACGCCCCAGCCTAAAAGGTTGAATCtctcttaatattttaatattcgtCATTTTaccacaaaaaatattgtgaTGCACCTAAATTGGgcctttaaatttatgttgtcCCCGTAACACTAATCCTGTGTTACACTACCTCgtttttacatatatttttgtaatctcctaaaaatgctattaaattaaattaatgctaCTCAAGATTCATTTTGCacactttgtttaaaaaaaaaaccaatgtGCAGTGCGTTTCCAGACCAAAATACTTTTGCGATCTCCTATGTTTTGATACCCTTGAAATACGGCACACAAACTGCCTTTTCCACAACTGTCTTACAACTGCGAAACGCACTGTTTAAACACACatttacacatatatttttctacACTTAAGTATACGCATATAAAACTGGCAAATGTAGAATAAATTCCTGTTAAAAGCTTCAAATTATAAACTGTACATGCTTATCGCGATGCTTAAGCTCGGACTTGCGGTTCCCACACGAAGGTCCTTAAGGTGCGGTCGCCTGGGAATGGCCAGACTCTCTGTGGACAAGGAAAAGACTGCACTGCATCAGCAGGAGCAGAGgcagaaggaggaggaggaggaggattcCGATTATCACTCGGCGGAAGATGCTCCAAGGGTAAACCGGAATGAGACGGTGCTTGTCAATCATGCCATTCAGGAGTTCCTGCGCAAGCCGCTGGAGGTGCCTACAATAGTCGGAGACGAGCCGGTGTATACTATGGATAAGCAGCGGGTTTCTTGTCCACATCACCTCAAGACGAACCTGGCCCAAGTGTACTACGCCAATCGTAAGCAAATCGAGACGGCCATCAAGTCGGCTCTGTTAATGCAGGGAACATGGAGTCTGGTACCCATTGCCGAACGCCTGGCCATTTGGCGACGGGCGGCGAGCATCATCGAGGAGGATGAGTTGCGTTTGCGAGTCTTCCTGATGTTAACCCTCAGCAAAACCGCAGACGATGCGACGCGGGATATCAGGAGACTGCTCAGCTCGCTGAGGGCCAACGCCGACTATCTGGAGCACCTGTCCGAGCTGCGCTTCGAGATCCAGGGCGACATGAACGTCTTTCCCAGCTTCCACTTACGGCCCATGGATGGCTTTGTGGCTGCCTTGGCCCCATTTGAGTCGGTGGCCTTGTCCGCCAGTTTGGCCCTCTGTCCGGCACTGATGGGCAACACCGTGCTGTGGAATCCATCGTTGGAGGTGGCACCAGTCAGCTTTCTCATTCACCGGGCCTTCCAGGAGGCAGGTCTGCCCAGCGGAGTGGTCAACTTTGTGCCGGCCAACGAGCGTCTGTTTCTGGACACCATCACGGAAGCCGTGCACTTTGCCGGACTGAATTCCCAAGGTAGTGCGGCTGGCTACAGGCATGTCCACAAGCTGGTGAGCGATCGGATGGAGCGGTACATCTGCTTTCCCCGCCTGGTGGCCGAGTGTCCGGGTCAGAACTTCCACTTTGTCCATGCCAGCGCCAAGGTGGAGTCCGTGGTCTCGGCCACCGTAAAGGCGGCCTTCGGATTTGCCGGGCAGCATGCCAACTCGCTTTCCCGCATGTACGTGCCCTCATCTCTGTGGCCGCGAATCCAGGCGGATTTGCTGGAGGCCACGGAGCAGCTGATCGTAGGAGATCCCGTCCAGCCGGAAACGGATATGGGGGCAATGGTGAATTTGGAGGGATTCCACAGGATGCAGAAGCTCCTGGAGCGCACTATGGACATGGAGCAGTTGTGCGGTGGCAGCTGCGACGACAGCATTGGTAGATTTGTTCAACCCACGATTGTCCGGGTGACGGATCCACTGGATCCGCTGCTGTGTGAGCCCTGCAGCGGACCCTTCTTGCCGGTGTTTGTCTACGCCGACGACGCCTTCGGGGAGGCACTTAAGCTGGCCGCCAACCAGTCCAGGTACGCGCTCTCCGGCTCCATATTCGCCAGTCGGGACGAGGTGATCCTCCACTGCCTTAACCAATTGCGCATGTGCGCCAGCAATCTCTACGTGAACGAACGATGCACGGGCAGCAATTACGGATTGACTCCGTTTGGCGGCAATCGCCTGTCCGGGACGAACGATAAGACCGGATCCGCTTACTTTCTCATGCGTTGGAGCTCGCCGCTGCTCATCGAGGAGACGGTAGAGGGTCCAGTCCCGTCACAAGGGTCCAGAAAGTTTCCCTAAGCTGGTCagagaaatttaaaacaaaagtaataaatatacatacatatttagcGGGCATTTGGTGTGACTTTTTcaacaaagaaaattatgaataTGGGGGGTGTTTTGGAACAAAGTtggaaaacatttcaaaaataacggcaaacattttaaattttgtacacGTATATCGTTATTTGTTTGACTTATCTAATCCATCACTGATTGGATATCAGTTCGTTCTGATATAACCCTTGTCAATAACAATAGTTTTCGAATCTTTCAATAccctttaaatttttgcagtataaaaagttttcattttaataaagtaTTGTATTCTTGGCAACTCAATGTCTAAatagtaaaaatgttttaacttaaatttgtttcagactttattttcaaaagatATTGCTTTCATTTGTGTTGATAAACTACTCCAAAATCGCTTAGAACTAATTTactgaaaatattgaaaagcttaaaaaatgttgtgggGACTTTTAATTTGCTCCTCTCTATTTGATAATTGGAAAAGATATAGTCGATAGGTGTAGCAGGAATATCGATAGTCAATTTTCTGGAAACATCGACTGTATCGAGTGAACATTGAATTTTGTTCCAGCTCTAGTAAAAAACGTGCGGTGCCGAGTTGAAATTGCTAGAATTTAATTGATCCCGAAGGTGTTTACCTATTATCAGCCAAAACGTGCGTAACTTATCTGCTCCACCACCGATAACTCATTAACTcaagaaaaaccaaacaaagtgAGCGTTTTTCTACTTTATTTCTCCTACTGTGCTTTCGCGTGCGAGCGAGAGAGAAGAGCGACGAAGGCCGGACGCTAGAAATTTCCATTCGCAGGCGAAAAGCGAAATCCATAATTAATGTGAATGTGAAAAGCATATATCGAATCGAATGTTCTGGGCTTGTTTGTCAAACAAAAAGAACAGATAGCAAGCCGACACGTGTGTGCCagtatatattttatctaaTTCCTGTCTCTATCTTtgaatatgtatattttgcaGTAGCtggaaaacaaagaaaattcagCGATCGCGTTGTTCCGcccccaaaaacaaacaaaaaacaactaaaacagCAGAGACCCAAAAGCGTGTCGGCACTGAATCAATTTAATCGGAAAAGCGGCCAAACGAAAAGGAGGAGAAGAAAATGTCCGTGATTGGCATCGATTTTGGCAACGAGGGCTGCTATGTGGCGGCGGCCAGATCCGGCGGCATAGAGACTCTGGCCAATGACTACAGTCTCCGGGCCACGCCGTAAGTACTCCGATGATATTCTCCGGATTATGGCCTAGTTTGTAGTGATAAGCTTGCTGTCCGCATAATCGTTCGACTTTTTCGCCTATTTGGGGTTATGTCGAATTTGTAAGTCATGCCccgcatgtgtgtgtgtttgtaagAGAGCGCGCCTAGAAAATTCCATGGTTGTTATGGGTAACGCTCCGAAAAACATACGTGTATCCAGATATGAGCATTACATTATGTATTAGGTTGACTGGGGAGGCCTAAATTTGGCCGACTGCACTTCCATAAAAAGTGttgcaaattgcaatttttatgaacacACATCTCTTTCCCCTTTCAACTTATCCCTCTCTTTTCCAATTTATTGGTCTGCCTAAGTATGGGTGCCTTTGATTTAAATGCGTGGGTCCCATGTTTCCACTCTTCCACTTTCCCGTACTTGTCCGAATTTACTTTTTTGGCACACCACACTCACACAAATTCATGCCAATGCATGCGTCATGCGGTCAATAAGGCAGCATCAAAGGTGAGAAGAGCGGAAAGTAGCAGCTGTTgttaagagagagagagagtaccAAAAGATacggcaaaaagaaaaaacgtGTGCAAAGctgtcaaaaataaattcaaagcCGGCAAACACAGACAGCACACAAGCGCACACTGCCGTATGCAGATACAGTGGAGCCCGCACttgttaaactatttttagtGAAACTTAATTTAGATAAGTGTCAGTTTTCAttgatataatttatttaattttttttttcctaacaGATATTCAAGTTATTGAAAGGTGTCTTTGGCTTAAGTTTTTTATGTTACATTTTGTAATCCCAATATGTTAAATGGTCCTAAATTAGTTGGTTTTTAGCCCACTTCTGTCAAATGTAAAACCTGTCCGTTTTAATTACTGATATGTTACTTAATTCAAACATCCGTTATTTGCGATCTCCACTGTACTCACAAAAACTCGATTGGATGACAATCCCAATAACGGCATTGAGTTACGATATTCTAGCCTTATATGACCTTCAGAGCCAACCACTAACTGATCATTTTCACCCCTGCCTTCTTGCAGCTCCTTTGTGGCCTTTGATGGCAAGAAGCGGATCATCGGCGTGGCCGCCAAGAACCAGCAGGTGACAAACATGAAAAACACAGTTGGCGGATTCAAGCGCCTGCTCGGGCGCAAATTCAACGATCCCCATGTACAACACGAACTCACGAGCATTCCAGCGCGTGTGGAGGCGCGCGGCGACGGCAGCATCGGCATCAAGGTGAACTACCTGGGCGAGGACCAGCATTTCGGGCCGGAGCAGCTGACAGCGATGCTCTTCACCAAGCTTAAGGAGACCTCGGCGTCCGCCATGCAGACCCAGGTGAACGACTGCGTCATTGCCTGTCCCGTCTTCTTCACCAACGCAGAGCGTCGGGCTCTTCTGGATGCCGCCCAGATCGCCGGTCTGAATGTGCTCCGTCTGATGAACGAGACGACGGCCACGGCGTTGGCCTATGGCTTCTACAAGAACGACCTGTTCGAGGACAAGCCGCGCAACGTGATCTTCGTGGACTTTGGGCACTCGTCACTGCAGGCCAGTGCCTGTGCCTTCACCAAGGGCAAGCTGAAGATGTTAGCCAGCACATGGGACCAGATCGGTGGACGGGACATTGACCTAGCCCTAGGCGATTACTTTGCCAAGGAGTTCCAGGAGCGCTACAAGATCAACGCCAAGACCAATGCCCGTGCCAATCTGCGCCTGCTCACCGAGATCGAGAAGCTGAAGAAGCAGATGTCCGCCAACAGCACCAAGCTGCCGCTGAACATCGAGTGTTTCCTGGATGACATCGACGTCTCGTCGTCCATGCAGCGCTCCCAGATGGAGGAACTGTGCGCCCCCGTCTTGCAGCGCGTCGAACAGACTTTCAAGCGTCTGCTGGCCGAGTCCAAGTTGCAGCTGGACGACATTCATTCGGTGGAGATCGTTGGCGGCAGCTCGCGCATTCCAGCCGTGAAGCAGCTCATTGAGCAGGTTagtttaaattcagttttttacCGTTCCAAGTTATTTAATGACCGATTTATTGTCGTATATAGGTCTTCAACAAGCCGGCGAGCACAACTCTGAACCAGGATGAGGCTGTGTCCCGCGGTGCGGCCCTTCAGTGCGCTATTATGTCGCCGGCTGTGCGCGTCCGTGAATTCGGCGTCACCGATCTTCAGAACTACGCCGTAAAGGTGCTGTGGGACAGCGAGGGCTCCGCCGCTCCGGGAGAGATCGAGATCTTCCCCCAGTTCCATGCGTCTCCGTTCAGCCGCCTGCTGACAATCAACCGCAAGGGACCATTCAATGTTTCGATTGTTTATGGCCAGCAGGTGCCATATCCGGATCAAACGATTGGCGTGTGGAAGATCAAGGATGTGAAGCCGACGGAGCGCGGTGAGGGCCAGGATGTGAAGCTGAAGGTGCGCATCAACAACAACGGAATCGTGCTGATCTCCTCGGCCACCCTGGTGGAGAAGAAGGAGGCGGAAGAGGCTGCCGCAGCTGCCGAGCAGGCTGCCAGCGAGGAAAAGCCGGGCGAGC
Protein-coding regions in this window:
- the LOC128257430 gene encoding ADP-dependent glucokinase encodes the protein MTALRYMGWLTGCSVFTAFVSIIWQAFISLQSLNRTTVLLTGLLAIEGSLKRPAFQPAPKVAIGYGACTDLQINATEFLERYYSLRIPAVTTGSREIVNNEDELLQSFAYYFQNGAAAERVMANSTLFKQLVGYAKVMDKERIQWYMGGNAPLMAVRFFMEGAEVLLGAHMSKKLRPLLPKEIRLAGDEIPSDDIHLILEYKAGDTWGSYVAPRANRYILHNDRNNPHLRAVEQLTDALKVYHPQLLVVSGLQMMDMFSFNPGEREARLQQVQRQLTSQPADTLNHFEMASYVELKLLQQLRSFVLPFVDSLGMNEQELSNLQQVLAYGRTTLATDWNPRIAHTLDQMRQVFISMLEDNSDRSSGDPRRRRISRIHVHTLAYQAILTTSGSKWKNTRAAAAKAALTAHRYVCKSQFINPEAVLQVLDDSFATSAQTDAPRMRIGAASPVPCWREYIEYGRQRQRLEVEICVAPVLVCREARKTAGAGDNISASGLAAQL
- the LOC128257429 gene encoding delta-1-pyrroline-5-carboxylate dehydrogenase, mitochondrial; this encodes MLIAMLKLGLAVPTRRSLRCGRLGMARLSVDKEKTALHQQEQRQKEEEEEDSDYHSAEDAPRVNRNETVLVNHAIQEFLRKPLEVPTIVGDEPVYTMDKQRVSCPHHLKTNLAQVYYANRKQIETAIKSALLMQGTWSLVPIAERLAIWRRAASIIEEDELRLRVFLMLTLSKTADDATRDIRRLLSSLRANADYLEHLSELRFEIQGDMNVFPSFHLRPMDGFVAALAPFESVALSASLALCPALMGNTVLWNPSLEVAPVSFLIHRAFQEAGLPSGVVNFVPANERLFLDTITEAVHFAGLNSQGSAAGYRHVHKLVSDRMERYICFPRLVAECPGQNFHFVHASAKVESVVSATVKAAFGFAGQHANSLSRMYVPSSLWPRIQADLLEATEQLIVGDPVQPETDMGAMVNLEGFHRMQKLLERTMDMEQLCGGSCDDSIGRFVQPTIVRVTDPLDPLLCEPCSGPFLPVFVYADDAFGEALKLAANQSRYALSGSIFASRDEVILHCLNQLRMCASNLYVNERCTGSNYGLTPFGGNRLSGTNDKTGSAYFLMRWSSPLLIEETVEGPVPSQGSRKFP
- the LOC128257970 gene encoding heat shock 70 kDa protein 4 isoform X1, with the protein product MSVIGIDFGNEGCYVAAARSGGIETLANDYSLRATPSFVAFDGKKRIIGVAAKNQQVTNMKNTVGGFKRLLGRKFNDPHVQHELTSIPARVEARGDGSIGIKVNYLGEDQHFGPEQLTAMLFTKLKETSASAMQTQVNDCVIACPVFFTNAERRALLDAAQIAGLNVLRLMNETTATALAYGFYKNDLFEDKPRNVIFVDFGHSSLQASACAFTKGKLKMLASTWDQIGGRDIDLALGDYFAKEFQERYKINAKTNARANLRLLTEIEKLKKQMSANSTKLPLNIECFLDDIDVSSSMQRSQMEELCAPVLQRVEQTFKRLLAESKLQLDDIHSVEIVGGSSRIPAVKQLIEQVFNKPASTTLNQDEAVSRGAALQCAIMSPAVRVREFGVTDLQNYAVKVLWDSEGSAAPGEIEIFPQFHASPFSRLLTINRKGPFNVSIVYGQQVPYPDQTIGVWKIKDVKPTERGEGQDVKLKVRINNNGIVLISSATLVEKKEAEEAAAAAEQAASEEKPGEQANNAGEPTDGQQEAYCENEDDNNTSTASSPGGQGWAQRVKGWFSSGADKKKKPSKATELPLECSTHGFSPSDLGNYTQQEVKMIGNDQKETERIDAKNALEEFVYDMRNKLQGGALERFIVEAEREAIVAQLNDLENWLYEDGEDCERETYTSRLQGLHQKTDPIKQRASDYEQGPAAFDELKNSIAIARLAVAEFRKGVPKYDHLTETEFINIAETADKAQKWLDANLSKFTQSPRTADSPVQVSAVRQEVHTLNACVSSVINRAKPKPTPAKTATPPKDGEANAEQNGGEPTASSGDKMDVDNNAQSAAGNDPSMDVE
- the LOC128257970 gene encoding heat shock 70 kDa protein 4 isoform X2 gives rise to the protein MSVIGIDFGNEGCYVAAARSGGIETLANDYSLRATPSFVAFDGKKRIIGVAAKNQQVTNMKNTVGGFKRLLGRKFNDPHVQHELTSIPARVEARGDGSIGIKVNYLGEDQHFGPEQLTAMLFTKLKETSASAMQTQVNDCVIACPVFFTNAERRALLDAAQIAGLNVLRLMNETTATALAYGFYKNDLFEDKPRNVIFVDFGHSSLQASACAFTKGKLKMLASTWDQIGGRDIDLALGDYFAKEFQERYKINAKTNARANLRLLTEIEKLKKQMSANSTKLPLNIECFLDDIDVSSSMQRSQMEELCAPVLQRVEQTFKRLLAESKLQLDDIHSVEIVGGSSRIPAVKQLIEQVFNKPASTTLNQDEAVSRGAALQCAIMSPAVRVREFGVTDLQNYAVKVLWDSEGSAAPGEIEIFPQFHASPFSRLLTINRKGPFNVSIVYGQQVPYPDQTIGVWKIKDVKPTERGEGQDVKLKVRINNNGIVLISSATLVEKKEAEEAAAAAEQAASEEKPGEQANNAGEPTDGQQEGADKKKKPSKATELPLECSTHGFSPSDLGNYTQQEVKMIGNDQKETERIDAKNALEEFVYDMRNKLQGGALERFIVEAEREAIVAQLNDLENWLYEDGEDCERETYTSRLQGLHQKTDPIKQRASDYEQGPAAFDELKNSIAIARLAVAEFRKGVPKYDHLTETEFINIAETADKAQKWLDANLSKFTQSPRTADSPVQVSAVRQEVHTLNACVSSVINRAKPKPTPAKTATPPKDGEANAEQNGGEPTASSGDKMDVDNNAQSAAGNDPSMDVE